Proteins encoded in a region of the Xiphophorus couchianus chromosome 11, X_couchianus-1.0, whole genome shotgun sequence genome:
- the c11h5orf15 gene encoding keratinocyte-associated transmembrane protein 2 produces MAAHRNSTQSWRNIYVFCLFISLQLWFNVCLAAPANSTSELQTTQGIDPRPNLNVSTVAAAWTKATTDAEKRSTPSPKLAPATAAAPKPTSAKAEDVNKMTRQVEPTQSKKGAIVTLPPPADKETTKETTKENAVKVTSPAPTANIKVTQPTGEPDVQGTSTEESVDPQLGTEKQAEISPSKPVEEYDYEKDFEVSPYEGRKEDKGQPVNVLEEVDSFSSEEQDSHFFFHLVILAFLVAVIYITYHNKRKIFLLVQSRRWKEGLCSRNNVEYRRLDQNVNEAMPSLKMTKDYIF; encoded by the exons ATGGCGGCGCACAGAAATTCGACGCAAAGCTGGAGAAATATTTAcgtcttttgtttgtttatttccctCCAGCTGTGGTTCAACGTCTGCCTTGCGGCTCCAGCTAACAGTACATCAG AGTTGCAGACTACTCAGGGAATAGACCCACGACCTAATTTGAACGTCTCGACTGTGGCAGCAGCTTGGACGAAGGCGACTACAGACGCAGAGAAACGGAGTACACCAAGTCCAAAGCTCGCACCAGCAACTGCTGCCGCCCCCAAACCGACGTCTGCCAAGGCCGAAGATGTCAACAAGATGACCCGTCAAGTAGAACCCACCCAGAGCAAGAAAGGCGCTATTGTCACGCTCCCTCCACCTGCAGACAAAGAAACTACGAAAGAAACTACGAAAGAGAACGCAGTGAAGGTGACTTCTCCTGCTCCCACCGCCAACATCAAGGTGACCCAGCCAACAGGTGAGCCCGACGTCCAGGGCACCTCCACAGAGGAAAGCGTCGATCCACAGCTGGGTACGGAGAAGCAAGCAGAAATTTCACCCTCCAAACCTGTTGAAGAATACGATTATGAAAAAGACTTTGAAGTTTCTCCCTATGAGGGGAGAAAGGAAGATAAAGGGCAGCCGGTTAATGTGCTGGAGGAAGTCGACAGCTTCAGCTCAGAGGAACAGGATTCCCACTTCTTCTTCCACCTGGTCATCCTGGCCTTCCTGGTGGCCGTCATCTACATCACCTATCACAACAAGAGGAAG aTCTTCCTGCTGGTTCAGAGCCGCCGTTGGAAGGAGGGTTTGTGTTCCCGTAACAACGTGGAATATCGGCGCCTGGACCAGAACGTCAACGAAGCCATGCCGTCCCTCAAGATGACCaaagattatattttttga